A window from Vulcanimicrobium alpinum encodes these proteins:
- a CDS encoding MmcB family DNA repair protein, which translates to MIDYIPLTALAGKKTTTAELRALASERMKRLGYPYVATEFAPSCGGCRFDVIGLGRYTRQVRIYEVKSSRADYLADTKWESYLPFCTHFAFVAPAGAIQRWELDGAVGLIEYGHPSFERMIANRRFGWTIRPEDALRASRPARRLRDAVGDDEWHALLETIAFGRPLPAADLTFTDGAGI; encoded by the coding sequence ATGATCGATTACATCCCGCTCACCGCGCTTGCCGGGAAGAAGACCACGACGGCCGAATTGCGCGCGCTTGCGAGCGAGCGGATGAAGCGGCTCGGGTACCCGTACGTCGCAACCGAGTTCGCGCCGAGCTGCGGCGGCTGCCGTTTCGATGTCATCGGATTGGGACGCTATACGCGCCAAGTGCGCATTTACGAAGTGAAGTCGTCGCGCGCCGACTATCTCGCCGACACGAAGTGGGAGTCGTATCTGCCGTTCTGCACGCATTTCGCGTTCGTCGCGCCGGCCGGCGCTATCCAGCGCTGGGAACTCGACGGGGCGGTGGGGTTGATCGAGTACGGTCATCCGTCGTTCGAGCGGATGATCGCGAACCGCCGCTTCGGCTGGACGATCCGGCCCGAAGACGCGCTGCGCGCGTCGCGTCCCGCCCGCCGCCTGCGCGACGCGGTCGGCGACGACGAATGGCACGCGTTGCTGGAGACCATCGCCTTCGGACGGCCGCTTCCGGCCGCCGATCTCACCTTCACCGACGGAGCCGGTATTTGA